Genomic segment of Harmonia axyridis chromosome 6, icHarAxyr1.1, whole genome shotgun sequence:
tatttattcggacttcaaaatttgatattatgaagaattttgtatGCTGAATTCCTATTCgcaatcagttcctccctagaataccccaaaattgagttatttcgaattttgtgataGAATTTAAAGGGGGTttggtctgccctctggtggcataaatCTGAGACTTGTGAATAGGAAAAAAAAGGTGCCCCAACAGTTGTATGAAAAATGTGCATTTAAGgcgtagaaaaatttttctgataggAATGGATGCTTAATTCGGATTCTACGATCCCGAAACCCTCTAAAACTATCATAAAATGTTCGAATtcgatcggtcgattttttcggaaaaaccaagactatttttttcgccaaaaaaagtttttggttcAGATCGACtctaaaatttgataatttgaagaattttttctgctgaatccgtttttgcaatcagttcctctcTAGGAGTcaccaaaattgagttattccaaATTTTGTGGGAAAATTTAAAGGGAGTATGGTCCGCCCTCTGGGGGCATAATTATGAGGCTTGTAAAATGAGTATACCTGCCCCACAACTAATACTTTCCAGTTGTGTAAAAACAGAATTTTTATTTGTAATCAGTTCATCCCTGAAATTCCCCAAAACTAAGTTATTTGGAGTTTTGTAGGAGGAATTTTCAAGGGGGTTTGGTCTTCTCTCTGATGGCCAAAATCTGTGGATTGTAAACTGGGCAAGCATATATTTACATTTCCCAGACTGGGACATTCCCTTGAATAAATtccgagaaatttttttttttttatgaattttggttCAAAAATGTTGGCGGATCATCTTCAAAATATGACatcttgaagaattttccatgcTGAATACTAACCCGCAatcagttttttttaaattaaccaATTTGTACCTGCAATTTTGGAACTATTGtgtgtatattatttattagtattcattattttttcaaaattaataatttttttgtaatcaaAGTGAACAAATTATTTGAAcaaacttttattgaaaaattctgacTGCACATCAGATATATCCTTAAAACAGGAACAAATACTAGAAAAGTGAAAGCAATAGAAAAAATGACacgataaaaataaacaaacaattaATAAAGAGGACTCAAGTGAATTAGGGTTGTCTTCAACAATTCAATAACTATTTTGGTGATAACGCAGCTTCATTGTAGTTTATTACTTTTAAGTTTCTCCTATTTCTTCCACTAACTCCGTTCTGGACAGGAATATCTGTTAAATTCTTTATATTTACATGTTCTTTCTCTGTACTGCTTTCACTATCATTATTCTCCTTTGGCATTTTTTTACTTCTAGAAACATTCTTTTTAACACCATTCTGTGACTTTTTTAAAGCAATTGCCCTCATTTCTGGGGTGTAACCATCAAAATCTTCTTCAACAACTTCACTTTCTGTTTGTTTTGGTGTAATTTTTctcgatcttacaactttttttACTGTCTTCTTATCTACATTTTCAAGCTCAGTCTCTTCATCAGATTCTTCTTCatcctttttcaattttttagcaGTGGATTCCTTCAGTTCAGGTTTCCTTTTAGGAGATATTTGTCTTCCATTTTTGAAAACCAGAGGTGTTGTTAATTTATCACCGTTCTTTTCAATTTCTTTGACAAACATCTTTTTAATCTTTTCATAGTTTGGTTTTTCATCAAAGGATAATTTGTTTATGTATTTTAAGAATTCAGTTAAGGAAGCTAAAAGAGAAGCAAAAGTTTGAAGAAATCTAAATTCAACATAAGTGGAACTTAATGATATATTGTATTTCCTTTCAAGAAATACCTACCAGGTACAGTTTTTGGGTCAAAACATTCTTCCAAAAAATTCTCAACATTATCCATATGCTGTTCTTTGCTTTCTTGTACTTTCACAGgatttgataaatttttttccCAAGGTAAAGTACAGCCCAACCATTGGATCAAATTATAAGCTAAAATTTCCAAGTCTCCTCTTCTTGTTGGTACTagaagttattaattattttcaatatagaataatcAAATTCTTCCTTACTAACAataagaacatttttttctcatttacctCCCTTATGAGCATCTCTACTTAGATATTCAATAGTTCCATCATGTGCTTTCTTAGGATTAGGTTTGAATTCACCAGATAGATATTTTGTGGCAAGCCCAAAATCTACTAAATAAACCTGATTTTCAGTTTCTTTGGTCAACCCCAACAAGATATTCGCCCCTTTGATGTCAGCATGGACATAACCATGCTCATGTATGTATTCTAAAGTATCTAACTGGAAATAAAACACCATTAGATTTGTTAGATaaaatgaatagaaaaattacaatttgaatCGCTAGTTTGAATACAGTTGGGATCGGgaattttcttccattttcCAAGAATAGCTTCCATATATCTTTACCAAATTTTTGCATCACTAAAAATCTGTATTTCTGATTTTTGAACTCATGAGATCCTGATCCCAGATAAGATGGCATTCCAAGAACtttgactttttttttatttttgaattcttcaactaaaacaaaaatattgcATCAAAGGaagatcaattatccaattttgatttcttatcatagagaaatgagaaatgaTGGTAAATTTTTTACCTTCTTGTGGTTTAGCATTTCTTATATAGAAATTGATTTCTACGAATAGTGGACCATTTTCATGGGGTTCCTAGAAATGATCACAtaacattttatttcttttacagCTAAGTTTAGCAAAACTTACAATTTTTACAACGTAAGGAAAAGTTGAACTTTTAGAATCATATTCTTGCGCTGAATAAATCTCGCCAAAACCTCCTTTTCCTATAGAGGCtccaattttccattttttttttgaaagatctATCAAAATCTCTCCTTTAGGTATATGATCAGGGAATTTGTATCCATTTGCTGTCTTTTTTTTAGGGGCTTGTTTAGCcattatattttcatcaaggaataatagaaatattgttattttaatCAATATCCCATCAACtttaaaaagtttttctatatGAAACATTCGCGGGAAAAAAGGTTATTTGTTTGACAATCAAAGATCTTTTGAACATGCGCAAATAATTCATCATTTTCCACCATAGAAgaaattttctcagaaaaaaattatctgaagaTTTATGCTT
This window contains:
- the LOC123681835 gene encoding nucleosomal histone kinase 1 produces the protein MFHIEKLFKVDGILIKITIFLLFLDENIMAKQAPKKKTANGYKFPDHIPKGEILIDLSKKKWKIGASIGKGGFGEIYSAQEYDSKSSTFPYVVKIEPHENGPLFVEINFYIRNAKPQEVEEFKNKKKVKVLGMPSYLGSGSHEFKNQKYRFLVMQKFGKDIWKLFLENGRKFPIPTVFKLAIQILDTLEYIHEHGYVHADIKGANILLGLTKETENQVYLVDFGLATKYLSGEFKPNPKKAHDGTIEYLSRDAHKGVPTRRGDLEILAYNLIQWLGCTLPWEKNLSNPVKVQESKEQHMDNVENFLEECFDPKTVPASLTEFLKYINKLSFDEKPNYEKIKKMFVKEIEKNGDKLTTPLVFKNGRQISPKRKPELKESTAKKLKKDEEESDEETELENVDKKTVKKVVRSRKITPKQTESEVVEEDFDGYTPEMRAIALKKSQNGVKKNVSRSKKMPKENNDSESSTEKEHVNIKNLTDIPVQNGVSGRNRRNLKVINYNEAALSPK